TTCTggtaagaaaaatatatttaaaaggaAATTACAATACCGAATTTTTGACACGTAAGTCACAGCAAAAAATTTAGTCAAAACGGACACTGCTAAATAATTAGCTTATACGTAGATATTGTCGAATTATTTTTTCATGTGAATTTTAAGGAAATTTTCACTAGATTAAGTAAAATGAGAGTGGTGGTGACAACCGGCAGAATAACAAATTCGCTAGAATAagtatttaataataaaatttattggcttaatttgaattaaaattgtgCAATAGCATTAATATTACTAATATCCATACATTAAGAAATAAGATTTTTGTAACTCCCCGAATCATTGATATTGTCACAGGTACAATATGTTTAATTTCCTTAAAACAGATTAGGAGGTTATAATTGTTGCCAGCTTTCAGTGTAAATGCCAAGCCTCTTATAAATAGCAATGATTTTACACTACAAATCAGAGCTTCAACATGCATAAACATTGCTCCATTGGCTTTTCTTTTGGTTTCTGTTCTTGATAGCTTGTTTAGAGATGGCAAAAAAAGCCCAGCATTGGTCACCAAAAGATCAAGATTGCGAAAATAGAGCGTAAGAATCACCTGCAAGTTACCTTCTCCAAAACGTCGATCTGGCCGTTTTAAGAAGGCGAGTGAGCTCCCTACACTTTGTGGAGTTGGGATTGCCGTTGTATTCCAAGCGTTTTGGTATGAGGGAAAAGCttagtccgagatatgttggaccttttgaggtTTTGGTATCGTAGAGAGTTGCATTGCCgccacaactatctcatgtgtataatgtgtttcatgtgtctaTTTTGAGGGGCTATAAATATCATCCATTACACGTAGTTTAGTATCCATTGAATAAGATTTGAAAAgatctttcttgtgaggaagAAGCTTGAGAGGAGCGAATTTTGAGGAAGAACGCCATTCCGTTTGTGAAAATTTGTGGAAAAATCATCCGGAGAGAgaggctacttgggaattagaagaatctattTGTGAGAAATATCCGTATTTATTCGATTCAGGTACgagtttttagttttttttaattCCGGGGACGGAATCGTATTTAGggggggtatatatgtaatatacgagaatttaataataataataataataataataataataagatttgaattaaaattaaaataagtgattttaatttatttgttaaatagcATAGAAATAAAAGTAATAGTAATTAGTTGTTATAATTCTAATTATAATAGTTAGAGGATACCTtgtgtaatatatatatatatatatatatatatatatatatatatatgaatcaaCACACGGGTATTCTTAATTTAcgcaagcaaaggaaaagagaagaAAAATCCTAGAAGAGCAGGCGGATAAAGACTTAGAGGAAAACAGAGTCATCGAGCCTTGTAGTAGtttttttgtttgttttcatTGAATAAGGTAACTCTTTATTGACTGTTATTATAATTAGTCATATAGCTAAGCACTTCGCATGTGACCTTGTCAATTGTTGATAgagcacacacaacacacaaATTTAGTAATAAATTGTATGGCCATCCTTGTTTCTTTGTTGTCAAATCACGTCATTAGTGTCAACTAGGAACCATGTTGTATTTTATTATCATTCAGTTTTGGTATCCATAATAATGTTATTTATGTTATATTATTCAAGTGcgaattatattattatttatacatatGTTTAATCCACAAGATCTGCTGCTTCAATTCTAATTTTTATGTTACTTTAAAATTATTAAGTTAGATTATGCATATGTGAGCTTTTATTTAATTGCGGTTGATTAGACTATGATAGTGTGGCAACTGGATGATTCAagttatttaaattatttatataaaataaaaattttgtgAGGATTTTTCACTACCTCAATATACTTATTTATTAGttataatttaaattgattttatgtatGCCACTTACCATTAAAACAATTTAATTGGTGTACATGTACTTAGTCCAATTATACTAGTGAGTCCAATTATACTAGTgtcataatttataattaattatttaataatggTGACAATGGTAGTTAATTTGCAATCTAACTATTTTaagtatatgtattattaaattAGTAAGCAGTGTGGTAGTTAGGTGCATTCGTTTAAACAAATTGTATAATAGTAAATGTAATAATGACATGACATTTGGTCTCTTAGTGTTAAATTCGAGGACATGTAATGTACTGGTTCGGAGTCGAATAGTTGTGTAttgataaaaaattatttttgaataaattaagaaGCAACAAacattaattataaattttaattttgtaataATTTTGTAATTAGATCACGGGTCGGGGATTTAGCACATCATTTGCAGATTTTGATATTACTTTAGTTACGATATTCGAGGTACGGATTATGTCCCTTTTTTATTCACCGTTACTCCTCTTGTccattatatttatttgattcattatgttctactttctgttcattccgttaatatttgctttgaccgttttaatttccgaaaattattttaaaatttgattttgaaaatttagaTATCTCTGTATgcggttttcaaaaattatttatgacactcACCTACTTTGGAAATTTGTATCATTTTTCTCATGTGATTTTTAAATTTTGTgagaatattttcattttgaacccttagtgtgatttagggtataccgagttaacagGAGTACTACAGCGATGTCATTGCGgtaccagtgacatgacacttccgtgacactgtgattggtcatggcgtatccttctgttagctcttgggaggagttTTTGGCCattttgatatttgttcaggatacgtggctGTACCCAgaatttgatttatggtgacgttgtatatgtcgtacacgttatccattctgttgcacatattaggtaccctatgatgtgtgtatttgtatccgTTCTGATTTCGGTATGAAATATCATAAcccaaaattattattttattataagatgtgaaatatttatttctgattttctgttttataaattgtattccaaatccgtactgggcgtttggtTCATGCCGTATTTTTTTCCGGTATGTGCATAGGGGAAATCTTGGACTGTGCTATGGAGAGCAACCCCATTTATTGATTAGAATTTTGGACTTTATCAATatctagacttaattatttatttatagatttcaatatttatatttttggtttagATAGTTTgtagatttaatattatttttggagattttatactgtttatttattgtttagaaatatattagtgctctgtttgtaGGTTTTTGATAGGTAATACCTCCTTCTAATTTTTAAGAAGGGGTGTTACAAACTGGTAGTATTCAACTCCCATTATTCCAAAAACTGCTCTGCTCCTACCTTCCCATCTAGAGCTGCAAACGAACAGAACCGAGCCGAGTTCTGTCCGAGCCGAGCCgagcataattttttttaaaatgaaccGAGCCGAGCTGAGTTTAAAAACCCAGCCGAAAAAAAATGTTTACGATCGGTTCGTTTATAAAGGAGCCGAGCCGGACATGAGTTTGCTCACGAATaaccgagccgagccgaactcgagccgagtcgagttGTTCACTAATAGTTCGCATATATTTTTTAATCGGCCAAGCTTAAGGTATAATTATAACTTTATAAGTTTTATGGAGATCAAATACTAATTTCATCTTACAATTATATACTCACACTCACACTCTACACTTATCAATTTTTTTCAGTAGTCGAGTTTTAAAgaacaaaattatttttattttaaattaatgaGACATTCATAACATTAGAAATTATACATTACTTTTAAATTGTTGATGTCGATTGTCAAAAATTTAGTAATTTTTGATATTTTAGTTAAATAATTTTAGATTAGAAACgagatataaaataaaataaaggaagTAAGCCCATTTAAGTGGTTgagaaataaaattattaaaaattatcttatgtttttcttaaaaatattataatttattttaagaactcactattttaatttatttgaaaTTGTAATTTTGGTCGATTTTATCATAGACCCCTCTAATAAAAGTGTGAGGTGATATTTAGTGTTAAGTTTAattagtatttattgttaaatatatatttttgtttGTTAAAGTAATCAAGCTCTAGGTGATATGtatgaaattaataaattatttattgttaaaatatatattgatttttattaattaatcattaTACTTTAAATagtattaaattttattaaaaaaactTAAATCTTTATAAAGTGATTAGTAAATATTTATTACtcctcagtcccttccaattgtttacatttctgtggaagtgtctgacacgcatttaaggtgcataaaaagtatagttatgtaacttatttttacaattttttttgtgaataaagttgaatgttttaattttattcagaaaaataaaattgtaaaaaaaattacagaactatcTTTATAggcaccttaaaatgcgtgtcagacaACTCTCgtaaaaatgaaaataattgAAAGAGACGGAGTGAGTATAtgttatatttaaaaaatttatctgaGCCGAGTTACCGAGTTCGAGCCAAAGTCCGAGCTAAACGAGCCGAGTCCGAGCCGAATATTaaaaaactcggctcggctcgttaaTTATCTGAGCTTATTGTTTTGTTCGTGATCGGCTCGTTTAAGAAAACGAGTCTAGCCGAGTTCACTAAACGAGCCGATCCGAGTTTTTGTTCACGGACGGTCTGTTGATTGCAGCTCTATTCCCTCCAAATCTTACAAGATTCGTTCATTAAGAACTGGATATGGATTTTCACTCGTCGATAAAAAACACATCCAGACTATACTAAACTTATacattataaattatttatatatataaataaatttaactatatcaattaataaaattaatttagtATACGTATTGGTATTCTAAttttataagttattttattgTATTTTCACATTAACTATTATTTCATCACATTAAAATTTCTTGTACACACCACATGTTTATCATATTCAAATGAGTGAATCATGTATGGCACAAATTATTTTTTAGACATAATATTTTAGTTATCACAATTCacaacattttttttattttaatttttgatattgacatatataattaattcatatattTCTGAAATTACAATGTTGTAAGctttatgtatttattttataattattttaaactgAACTATTTCACATATtttcaaaaacaaattatttcaCAACACCTCTTACTTAAAATAGTTTCTTGTGCttaagttttttttttattattgaccaatgttaaattaaaattattcatctcaaaaaatttaaaatggATCCGGTGGTCCGAATCCGATAATCGAAGATCCTAATGAATTTGTTTAGTGAATTACGCTATTAAAAATCTGAATTGATTCCGATCTCAATCCAATCCAATAAATTTAAATGAATACGAATCGAATTTAATCAAATCCAATCCACATTGAACACCAGCACAAGGATAACTAGTCTGGTTCGCATTGTATGTCTCCTAAAAAGGCACTTATGCTCAATTCGACGGAAATGGAATGAAATTTATCATGTTTTACTAAAATTGCACCAAAAATTTACATCATATTTTAGCCAATTTTATTGTATGGTAATAATCTATTTTAAATGAAAAATAGATTATGCCCATTATTTGATACGTTGACGTCTTACGGATTCGTAATATCTTAAAAATTTTATGCAAATCATGTTTTCCGGTAAGAAAATATATTTAAAAGGAAATTACAATAGCGAATTTTGACACGTAATTAAGAGAAAAAAATTTAGTCAAACGGACACTGCTAAATAACTTATACGTACATATGGTCAAATTATTTTTTCATGTGAATTTTAAGGTAATTTTCACTAGATTAAGTAAATGAGAATGGTGGCTACAACTAGCAGAATAACAAATTCGCTACAAAAAGTATTAATAACCAAAATTTATTGGCTTAATTTGAGTTAAAAATGTGCAATAACATGAATTAGTAATATCCATACTTAAGAAATAAGATTTTGCTAACCCCCGAATCATTGATATGTGTCACAGGAACAATATGTTTGATTCCACTTAACACAGATTAGGAGATTATAATTTTTGCCAGCTTTCAGTGTTAATGCCAAGCCTCTTATAAATACCAAATGATTTTACTCTACAAATCAGAGCTTCAACATACATAAACATTGCTCCATTTGCTTTTCTTTTGGTTTCTGTTCTTGATAGCTTGTTTAGAGATGGCCAAAAAGTTCAGCATTGGCCGCCAAAAGATCAAGATTGCGAAAATAGAGCGTAAGAATCACCTGCAAGTTACCTTCTCAAAGCGTCGATCAGGCCTTTTTAAGAAGGCAAGTGAGCTCTGTACACTTTGTGGAGTTGAGATTGCCATTATAGTCTTTTCTCCAGCTGGAAAAGTGTTCTCCTTTGGACATCCTAATGTTGAAGGTATAATTGATAGGTTTTTTAGTCGCAATCCTCCACCTTCAAACTCAAGCACTCTCCATCTCGTTGAAGCTCATCGTAGTATGACTGTTTGCGAGCTGAACTTCCATCTCACACAGATTTTCAATGAACTAGAGGGTGAGAGGAAGAGAGGAGAGGCACTTGATGACATGAGGCAAGCTAGCCAGAGCCAGTTTTGGTGGGAATCTCCAGTCGAAAAGATGGGATTTGATGAGCTTCAACAATTGAAGGACTGCATGGAAGCGTTGAAGAAAAATGTGAACAATCAAGCTAATAGCATCTTGATTGAGAATGCAAATTCTAATTTGCCACCTTTTGGTTTTAATGGACACAGGGCCTTTAATCAGTTTGAAGCTAAGCCTAATCAGATTGATCCTGCTTCTCATGTCCCTGGTTACGGATATGGTAATGGTTATTTTGGTCTGAGCAACTTTGCTGCGTAATCTGAGCTTGTGTCTTGCTAGACAGTTCTGAGTCTCCATTTTGATTGATGCTGTGTGGCTTTGCCGGAAAAGAAAGTTCATTTTTCTATCTATTGGTTAAAGTTGTAACTTAAATTTGACAAACAGTTTGATCTGAAGTTTATTCTGAGGTTGTAATGGATATTGTTTTTTGAAAATGGTCAGCTGCATATGTCTAAATATTCTTTAAGCTTAAAATGTCAATTACTATTGAAAAGTTATCAAAAAAGAGCCCTGTGGGCATCATTCGTTTCAAATAGCCATCATCAACTAACATAAGCACTGAGAGTTGGATGAACGCGAACTTATAATCTTGTTTTTCATATCAAAACAAGTTATATTGGGAAAGAAAAATTACCAActtttttttgaaatattaatAAAAAGAAGAAGCAATTGATTAATCTATAAATTAGATTTGAAAGATGAACTTTGACTTGCGACTCAAGGAACTGGATCTCAAGCGAACGGGGTTTTGTCGTGCATTTGACAAACTCAGATTACAAATTTAAATAGGATATTAACATCTACCAACCCCCACTATATCTACCTTtactatatatattatattttgttCGTTTCGGATATAGCATGACTTTTTTTGTAGTGTATAAAATTCACACATTAACACTCGAGATCTTGTAATGAGTAGATACTTCCACAAAAGTATAATCGATTTTCTGATTAAATACAGTACGCGATATTTTTCTATACTTTTGCATTCAATTCTAGCCATTTTCGCACCCTTTAATCGATCTAATcaacatatatacatataactCTCCCACCCCTTTTCATTACTAATGGATTATCCTTACTATTTTATTTTACTAAAAATGCAATGATCTTATTTTGTTCTCGGTTTAAAACATATGTCTTTAGTTACATGAGAAGTATTTTTCTAAACATATTTTATCTTTACTGACTCAATTAAGATCCCTCGGGAATAAAATCTTACCCTTTTTCTATGTTAGCCAAACAGCCAGCCAGATGGAACGAgattaaaatttttaatattaaaaaaatgtttCATTTAAAATTACACAAAATATGACACGAAATTATGATATGAATGTACATAACATGAAACGAATTTTTAACTAGTCATGTTTTGGTTTACTATTCATTTAAACTAAACATAAAAGTTTCCTGATTTGAAAGTATATAAAACAAACGAATTGTCGGGTTTAACTAAACATATACGAATTGGGGGGTTTAAGGTAAAAAGGTCTGAGCTTTAGTGGCTCTGAGGTATAGAGCATGGGTGTGTATGTACAGTATATGCGAAGAGGGGTTTTGGATATGAAGGAATTTATCTGATTCTGAAATGCAGTAACGCTGCAAGGGGTTTTGGGCTTGAGTAGGTAACCAAAATCGACCTAACCCCAaatttgtattataaatttttatGAATTGACTTGTCAGGACATATGTTCAAATTGAATTCGCAGACGCACATGAATGCATGCAAGATCTCATATTATTACGAGAAAAGTTATCTTTTGTTATAATTATTTGGACCCCTAGTATTTATAAGATTggattttttaataatatttggACCCCTAATATTTTGTAGTAGAGGGTTGTTTGGTTGAAATAATAATTGTTTGTTCTTTTTTATTGTCTCATTTTGAAACAAATAATAATGTTGCCATAAATACATATTATTACGGTACAATTACAGTCAACAATTTCATATACGACACAATTTTTTTCGTATTTCGGTTTATCTTTTTCGTACACAAACACGTAattgtaattaaataaataaattaagagGCGGTTTTGAATTTACCTTTGTTACACCACATGAACAAATATAAATTGACATAAATACATatttaaagaaatattttaaaattatttaaatatattttataaatgtatattgtatttataattattataaaaacaaaatagaaaaaatttcaaattcaaaatttgaCAACACTTATAACTTATTGACTTAAACTCAATTAATAAAAGTACTCcta
The DNA window shown above is from Apium graveolens cultivar Ventura unplaced genomic scaffold, ASM990537v1 ctg4977, whole genome shotgun sequence and carries:
- the LOC141702384 gene encoding agamous-like MADS-box protein AGL62, with the translated sequence MAKKFSIGRQKIKIAKIERKNHLQVTFSKRRSGLFKKASELCTLCGVEIAIIVFSPAGKVFSFGHPNVEGIIDRFFSRNPPPSNSSTLHLVEAHRSMTVCELNFHLTQIFNELEGERKRGEALDDMRQASQSQFWWESPVEKMGFDELQQLKDCMEALKKNVNNQANSILIENANSNLPPFGFNGHRAFNQFEAKPNQIDPASHVPGYGYGNGYFGLSNFAA